The Candidatus Bipolaricaulota bacterium genome window below encodes:
- the tsf gene encoding translation elongation factor Ts, whose translation MTEIKSEDVKKLRAETGVGIMDCKRALMKANGDMEKAKKILREEGRELLAHKGREANEGRIEAYVHHSGRVGVLVEVASNTDFTANSAEFREFVRDVAMHIAAAKPRYVSPEDVPEADLEAEREIYRKQAEKEGKPAQVVEKIVEGRIKKFYTEACLLKQPFVKDPSRTVEDLLADLRQKTGENISVKRFARFEIGEGE comes from the coding sequence ATGACCGAGATAAAGAGTGAGGACGTGAAGAAGCTCCGCGCCGAGACCGGCGTCGGGATCATGGATTGCAAGCGCGCCCTGATGAAGGCGAACGGGGACATGGAGAAGGCGAAGAAGATCCTGCGCGAGGAGGGGCGGGAGCTCCTCGCTCACAAGGGGCGCGAGGCGAACGAGGGACGGATCGAGGCGTACGTCCACCACTCCGGGAGGGTCGGGGTGCTGGTCGAGGTGGCGAGCAACACCGACTTCACCGCCAACAGCGCCGAGTTCCGCGAGTTCGTCCGCGATGTCGCCATGCACATCGCCGCCGCCAAGCCGCGCTACGTCTCCCCCGAGGACGTTCCCGAGGCGGACCTGGAGGCCGAGCGCGAGATCTATCGCAAGCAGGCGGAGAAGGAAGGGAAGCCGGCCCAGGTCGTAGAGAAGATCGTCGAGGGGCGAATCAAGAAGTTCTACACTGAGGCGTGCCTCCTCAAGCAGCCGTTCGTGAAGGACCCATCCCGCACCGTCGAGGACCTGCTCGCTGATCTGCGCCAGAAGACGGGAGAGAACATCTCGGTCAAGCGGTTCGCCCGATTCGAGATCGGAGAAGGGGAGTAG